One Poseidonibacter antarcticus genomic window carries:
- the coaE gene encoding dephospho-CoA kinase (Dephospho-CoA kinase (CoaE) performs the final step in coenzyme A biosynthesis.), whose translation MTNDLFKNAIALTGGISTGKSTACQLFEQNGFVIIDADKIAHILLDENSDKISKMFGEQYVQDGKVIRKELGKIIFSNEKNKLQLEALLHPLIKEEVIKEAKINDVINKPYFIDLPLFFEKTHYNIPKCLLVYTPAYIQVQRLMKRDNITEEEARLKMSNQMDIEEKRHLAHLVIDNSKDLNHLEREVKRIIGEII comes from the coding sequence ATGACAAATGATTTATTTAAAAATGCAATCGCCTTAACAGGTGGAATTTCTACAGGGAAAAGCACAGCGTGTCAGCTTTTCGAACAAAATGGTTTCGTAATAATTGATGCTGATAAAATAGCACATATATTATTAGATGAAAATTCAGACAAAATATCAAAAATGTTTGGAGAACAATACGTTCAAGATGGCAAGGTTATAAGAAAAGAGTTAGGGAAAATTATCTTTTCTAATGAAAAAAATAAATTACAACTAGAAGCATTACTTCATCCTTTAATAAAAGAAGAAGTAATAAAAGAAGCAAAAATTAATGATGTTATAAATAAACCTTATTTTATAGATTTACCTTTATTCTTTGAAAAAACACATTATAATATTCCTAAGTGTTTACTTGTTTATACACCAGCTTACATACAAGTACAAAGATTAATGAAAAGAGATAATATAACAGAAGAAGAAGCAAGATTAAAAATGTCAAATCAAATGGATATTGAAGAAAAAAGACATTTAGCCCATTTAGTAATAGATAATTCTAAAGATTTAAATCATTTAGAAAGAGAAGTAAAAAGAATAATTGGAGAAATAATATGA
- the purT gene encoding formate-dependent phosphoribosylglycinamide formyltransferase produces the protein MNFTAPLKSDSIKIMLLGSGELGKEVVIEAQRLGIETIAVDSYNNAPAQLVANKSYTINMKNKEEILDVIRREKPNFILPEVEAINIQALFEAEKEGFHVIPNADAVNKTMNRKNIREFAAVDLGVKTGKYEFVSTFEGLKSAANKMGFPCVIKPVMSSSGHGQSVAKSENDLENSWEVAKEARGDASELIVEEFITFDYEITMLTVRNEKQTVFCEPIGHIQQDGDFIFSWQPMNMSEDAKKKAQDIAKTVTDGLGGRGIFGVEMFVKGEEVYFSEVSPRPHDTGMVTMITQSQSEFALHVRAVLGLPLDYIDYGAGASAAYKARNDSFNPIIDIFDSSFRKESIIRVFGKPQSHKGRRMGVALTFDKDSSDKALQKAKEIIGNFDDQ, from the coding sequence ATGAATTTCACAGCACCTTTAAAATCTGACTCAATAAAAATAATGCTTTTAGGAAGTGGTGAGTTAGGAAAAGAAGTTGTAATAGAAGCACAAAGACTTGGTATTGAAACTATTGCAGTTGATTCTTACAACAATGCACCAGCACAATTAGTTGCAAATAAATCTTATACAATTAATATGAAAAATAAAGAAGAAATATTAGATGTAATAAGAAGGGAAAAACCTAATTTTATTTTGCCAGAAGTTGAAGCTATTAATATTCAAGCACTTTTTGAAGCAGAAAAAGAAGGTTTTCACGTAATTCCAAATGCTGATGCTGTTAATAAAACTATGAATAGAAAAAATATCAGAGAATTTGCAGCAGTTGATCTTGGTGTTAAAACAGGAAAATATGAGTTTGTAAGTACCTTTGAAGGTCTTAAAAGTGCAGCCAATAAAATGGGATTCCCTTGTGTAATTAAACCTGTAATGAGTTCATCAGGTCATGGACAAAGTGTTGCTAAAAGTGAAAATGATTTAGAAAACTCTTGGGAAGTTGCAAAAGAAGCTAGAGGAGATGCTAGTGAATTAATAGTTGAAGAGTTTATCACTTTTGATTATGAAATTACAATGTTAACTGTAAGAAACGAAAAACAAACAGTATTTTGTGAACCAATTGGACACATACAACAAGATGGTGACTTTATATTCTCATGGCAACCTATGAATATGAGTGAAGATGCAAAGAAAAAAGCTCAAGATATTGCAAAGACAGTAACTGATGGTTTAGGTGGTCGTGGTATCTTTGGCGTTGAAATGTTTGTAAAAGGTGAAGAAGTTTATTTTTCAGAAGTAAGTCCAAGACCACATGATACAGGAATGGTTACTATGATTACTCAAAGTCAAAGTGAATTTGCACTTCATGTAAGAGCTGTACTTGGACTACCTTTAGATTATATTGATTATGGAGCAGGTGCTAGTGCTGCTTATAAAGCTAGAAATGATAGCTTTAATCCAATTATTGATATATTTGATTCATCATTTAGAAAAGAGTCAATTATACGTGTATTTGGTAAGCCTCAAAGTCACAAAGGTAGAAGAATGGGAGTTGCTCTTACATTTGATAAAGATTCAAGTGATAAAGCATTACAAAAGGCCAAAGAAATTATTGGTAACTTTGATGATCAATAA
- a CDS encoding glyceraldehyde 3-phosphate dehydrogenase NAD-binding domain-containing protein, with product MKTKILLNGVGRIGKSILKILLQNKNFEIVAINEINPYIENIVYSINYDSTYGNISNKFKILDNNYIQNKYAKIKILNHSSLSDINLDNIDIIIDASGKKEDINLLKNLPIQAIFQTHANTNADINIILGVNEEKLDSTKHKVISTSSCNATALLPALKLINNKKKILCGDIVTIHPLLNHQRVLDGHFVGSPTRDVDCNFEFGRSSTQNIIPNKTTTIEACSYVLKEINKNLISSNSLRVPTDTVGAINVTLFVEKVCTKDEIISIFQDYENNQKFNIVLNNYEPLVSSDFKKEHKTTIIDHRYTDIRNKKMIKLLIWYDNEWGYASKVVDILDYYINIKKG from the coding sequence ATGAAAACAAAAATACTATTAAATGGTGTTGGTCGGATTGGTAAATCTATATTAAAAATATTACTTCAAAATAAGAATTTTGAAATTGTTGCAATTAATGAAATAAACCCATATATTGAAAATATAGTCTATTCTATTAATTATGATTCAACATATGGAAATATATCTAATAAATTTAAAATATTAGATAATAACTATATTCAAAATAAGTATGCAAAAATAAAAATATTAAATCATTCTTCTTTATCAGATATAAATCTTGATAATATTGATATTATAATTGATGCAAGTGGGAAAAAAGAGGATATAAATCTTTTAAAAAATCTTCCCATTCAAGCTATCTTTCAAACACATGCAAATACAAATGCTGATATAAATATAATTTTAGGTGTAAATGAAGAAAAGCTTGATAGCACAAAACATAAGGTTATATCAACAAGTTCATGTAATGCAACAGCATTATTACCAGCACTTAAATTAATAAATAATAAAAAGAAAATTCTATGTGGAGATATTGTTACCATTCATCCTTTATTAAATCATCAAAGAGTTTTAGATGGACATTTTGTAGGAAGTCCAACAAGAGATGTTGATTGTAATTTTGAGTTTGGACGATCTTCAACACAAAATATTATTCCAAATAAAACTACAACAATAGAAGCTTGTTCTTACGTATTAAAAGAGATTAATAAAAATTTAATTTCTTCAAATTCACTTAGAGTCCCAACCGATACCGTAGGAGCAATAAATGTTACACTTTTTGTTGAAAAAGTATGTACAAAAGATGAAATAATATCAATATTCCAAGATTATGAGAATAATCAAAAGTTTAATATTGTATTAAATAATTATGAACCATTGGTTTCAAGTGATTTTAAAAAAGAGCACAAAACTACAATAATTGATCATAGGTATACTGATATTAGAAATAAAAAAATGATTAAGCTTTTAATTTGGTATGATAATGAATGGGGATATGCATCAAAAGTTGTTGATATTTTAGATTATTATATAAATATAAAAAAAGGCTAA
- a CDS encoding ATP-binding protein has product MYSLNNYNKSISYNINEIVLILKDLTRLYTKLFNFEELFSSESNGKTRLNRQLFHDKHESIHSDVSEMNIYLTEALNVIREEIIAILEKYDEKEKVDLHTLVFDDKNFLDILRMNLTTHGVDLKSKNKCLLDIKNLLFLKNKIFNLKYLLNMIDTTILDKYITKLGVEDLVNSSMIFEIIDSYGLQYEEVKRFSLLVNNLDYYDEKITSLYFLNPLLELHKRRVDNFTYAKVRYKIFLNYDCDITLNKGILINKSYLENIISSFIEQSCMDLIKKELKKGKIQKEIDVAIVKNKRSLQVIVRNNGFDVKNIYKLFLSDVDNKYILEAKNLANMMNGTIDIIPIENEGMQYILTLKTR; this is encoded by the coding sequence TTGTATAGTTTAAATAATTATAATAAGTCTATTTCTTATAATATAAATGAAATTGTTTTGATATTGAAAGATTTAACTAGATTATATACAAAGTTATTTAACTTTGAAGAGCTTTTTTCAAGTGAAAGTAATGGGAAAACAAGGCTAAATAGACAACTTTTCCATGATAAACATGAATCAATTCATTCTGATGTTTCTGAAATGAATATATATCTAACTGAAGCTTTAAATGTTATCAGAGAAGAAATAATAGCTATTTTAGAAAAATATGATGAAAAAGAAAAAGTAGATTTACATACTTTAGTTTTTGATGATAAGAATTTCTTAGATATATTAAGAATGAATCTTACTACACATGGAGTTGATTTAAAATCAAAGAATAAATGTTTACTTGATATTAAAAACTTATTATTTTTAAAAAATAAAATCTTTAATCTTAAATATTTACTTAATATGATTGATACGACCATTTTAGATAAGTATATTACAAAATTGGGTGTAGAAGATTTGGTTAATAGTAGTATGATTTTTGAAATAATAGATTCTTATGGTTTACAATATGAAGAGGTAAAAAGATTTAGTTTATTAGTAAATAATCTTGATTATTATGATGAAAAGATTACAAGTTTATATTTTTTAAATCCATTATTAGAATTACATAAAAGAAGAGTTGACAATTTTACATATGCAAAAGTAAGATATAAAATATTTCTTAATTATGATTGTGATATCACTTTAAATAAGGGAATACTTATTAATAAAAGTTATTTAGAAAATATCATATCGTCATTTATTGAACAATCATGTATGGACCTGATAAAAAAAGAGTTAAAAAAAGGGAAAATACAAAAAGAGATTGATGTGGCTATTGTAAAGAATAAACGTAGTCTTCAAGTAATAGTTAGAAATAATGGTTTTGATGTAAAAAATATTTATAAACTATTTTTATCAGATGTTGATAATAAATATATTTTAGAAGCCAAAAATTTAGCAAATATGATGAATGGTACTATTGATATTATTCCTATTGAAAATGAAGGTATGCAGTATATTCTAACATTAAAAACAAGATAA
- a CDS encoding GspE/PulE family protein gives MIKKIFSKLKKTPKLNLNKKEDNFFSLKNVNNEIEKQKKTFINLFGEKDDTDIHLAGVIEEVVQNRYNLKGGYGDLIANEEKYAQFVRSLGYEYYDTYKELSEHYQDTSFQLDEKKLEFCTTMYIITLEDKKNKNKVLGIRDVVNLDFDILSKFYFNKIVVLGEGVLSSVFGEDREIVFDSNNDDENDEELNKYFDKMMGQAILLGASDIHIQKTSRYATLWFRIDGIKVDMGTMPITIAKTLKRRLVTMADQEDSDYESINGVINYEYGKKNIKFRLGLINSKLNFSLVMRMIGGRGVVAHNLRGLNYPQETIDILSNLTKYANGMILITGQVGSGKTHLMYALLHQLAKQQQYVVTIEDPVEYVDESFFQIDLSEYASASEEFKYGYPEAVVDILRQDSNIILIGETREPKTAAELVNASNLGQLVFSTMHTNSASATVSRMTSSLGINEGDIVDNLRGIVSQRLVRKLCPYCKVKDGEGGYKEVGCNECNDTGFKDRVPIAEVIRFKIGSGGDFENPAEYMTVEKASMAQYYEGLITKADASAIIRGEELWYD, from the coding sequence ATGATTAAAAAAATTTTTTCTAAATTAAAAAAAACACCAAAACTTAACTTAAATAAAAAAGAGGATAATTTTTTCTCTTTAAAAAATGTGAATAATGAAATAGAAAAACAAAAAAAAACATTTATAAATTTATTTGGTGAAAAAGATGATACTGATATACACTTAGCTGGCGTTATAGAAGAAGTAGTCCAAAATAGATATAATTTAAAAGGTGGCTATGGAGATTTAATAGCTAATGAAGAGAAATATGCACAGTTTGTTCGTTCTTTAGGTTATGAATATTATGACACATATAAAGAATTATCTGAACATTATCAAGATACCTCTTTTCAATTAGATGAAAAGAAACTTGAATTCTGTACAACAATGTATATTATTACTCTAGAAGATAAAAAAAACAAGAATAAGGTTTTGGGTATTAGAGATGTTGTAAATCTTGATTTTGATATCTTAAGCAAATTTTATTTTAATAAAATTGTTGTTTTAGGTGAGGGTGTTTTATCTTCTGTTTTTGGAGAAGATAGAGAAATTGTTTTTGATTCTAATAATGATGATGAAAATGATGAAGAGTTAAATAAATATTTTGACAAGATGATGGGACAAGCAATTTTACTTGGAGCTTCTGATATTCATATTCAGAAAACAAGTAGATATGCAACTTTATGGTTTAGAATAGATGGTATTAAAGTTGATATGGGAACAATGCCTATTACAATTGCAAAGACATTAAAAAGAAGATTAGTTACCATGGCTGATCAAGAAGATTCAGATTATGAATCAATTAATGGTGTAATAAATTATGAATATGGTAAAAAAAATATTAAGTTTAGATTAGGACTTATAAACTCAAAATTAAACTTTTCTCTTGTAATGAGAATGATTGGTGGGCGTGGAGTTGTTGCACATAATTTAAGAGGATTAAATTATCCTCAAGAGACTATTGATATATTATCAAATCTTACAAAATATGCAAATGGAATGATATTAATTACAGGGCAGGTTGGTTCTGGTAAAACACACTTAATGTATGCATTATTACATCAATTAGCAAAACAACAACAATATGTTGTAACTATTGAAGATCCAGTTGAGTATGTAGATGAATCATTTTTTCAAATAGATTTATCAGAATATGCAAGTGCTAGCGAAGAGTTTAAATATGGTTATCCTGAAGCTGTTGTGGATATTTTAAGACAAGATTCAAATATCATACTTATTGGGGAAACAAGAGAACCTAAAACTGCAGCAGAACTTGTAAATGCTTCAAATTTAGGTCAATTAGTATTTTCAACTATGCATACGAACTCAGCATCAGCTACAGTATCTAGAATGACTAGTTCTCTTGGGATAAATGAAGGAGATATTGTTGATAATTTAAGAGGTATTGTTTCTCAAAGGTTAGTTAGAAAATTATGTCCTTATTGTAAAGTTAAAGATGGTGAAGGTGGCTATAAAGAAGTTGGATGTAATGAATGTAATGATACTGGTTTTAAAGATAGGGTCCCTATTGCAGAGGTTATAAGATTTAAAATAGGTTCAGGTGGAGATTTTGAAAACCCAGCTGAGTATATGACTGTTGAAAAAGCCTCTATGGCACAATATTATGAAGGTCTTATTACAAAAGCAGATGCATCTGCTATTATTAGAGGAGAAGAATTATGGTACGATTAG
- the purM gene encoding phosphoribosylformylglycinamidine cyclo-ligase encodes MSTVSYKDAGVDIDAGNQFVENIKPYVKSTKIPGVLGGIGSFAGAFELPEGYKKPVILSGTDGVGTKLKLAIDAKKFDTVGIDLVAMCTNDLLCNFGEPLFFLDYYATAKLEVEEATQVVKGIAEGCIRSECALVGGETAEMPGMYKEGDFDLAGFCVGIAEKDELNRIERIAVGDTLIALPSSGVHSNGFSLVRKLLLDKLGMTLDDDFQGKPLKDVLLEPTRIYVKEFKANKESINALAHITGGGITENLPRVLPDNLKAIVKRDSIKVLPIFEFMGQHVELEEMYRTFNMGVGMVLVVNPSKVDAVLANTDGYVIGEIAEGEKGVEFI; translated from the coding sequence ATGAGCACAGTAAGTTACAAAGACGCAGGCGTAGATATAGATGCAGGAAATCAGTTCGTAGAAAATATTAAACCATATGTAAAATCTACTAAGATTCCTGGTGTTCTTGGCGGAATTGGTTCTTTTGCTGGTGCTTTTGAATTGCCAGAAGGTTATAAAAAACCAGTTATTTTATCAGGAACTGATGGTGTTGGAACAAAATTAAAGTTAGCAATTGATGCTAAAAAATTTGATACAGTTGGGATTGATTTAGTTGCAATGTGTACAAATGATTTATTATGTAATTTTGGTGAACCATTATTTTTCTTAGATTATTATGCAACTGCAAAACTTGAAGTTGAAGAAGCAACACAAGTTGTAAAAGGAATTGCAGAGGGTTGTATTAGATCTGAATGTGCTTTAGTTGGTGGAGAAACTGCTGAAATGCCTGGAATGTACAAAGAGGGTGATTTTGATTTAGCTGGTTTTTGTGTTGGAATTGCAGAAAAAGATGAGTTAAATAGAATTGAGAGAATTGCTGTTGGTGATACTTTAATTGCATTACCATCTTCAGGTGTTCACTCAAATGGTTTTAGCTTGGTGCGAAAACTATTATTAGACAAATTAGGAATGACTTTAGATGATGATTTCCAAGGAAAACCTTTAAAAGATGTTTTATTAGAACCAACTAGAATTTATGTAAAAGAATTCAAAGCTAATAAAGAAAGTATTAACGCATTAGCACATATTACAGGTGGTGGAATTACTGAAAACTTACCAAGAGTTTTACCTGATAATTTAAAAGCTATTGTAAAAAGAGATTCTATTAAAGTTTTACCTATTTTTGAATTTATGGGACAACACGTAGAACTTGAAGAAATGTACAGAACATTTAATATGGGTGTTGGTATGGTTCTAGTTGTTAATCCTTCTAAGGTAGATGCCGTTTTAGCTAACACTGATGGTTATGTTATTGGTGAAATTGCAGAGGGTGAAAAAGGTGTTGAGTTTATCTAA
- the dapF gene encoding diaminopimelate epimerase: protein MTYTKYSASGNDFVIFHTFIKKDYSQEAISLCNRTEGIGADGLIVLVPNDQADFEWLFYNNDGSDASMCGNGTRACAHYAYTNGLATSTMQFKTGAGLIKSVVEDNIVQTQLTAPIIMKEEFQELGFTWYQVDTGVPHLVTIVDDLEKYDHDLCAKMRYKYNTNVNFAKIEDGSIKVRTYERGIEGETLACGTGMAACFLRAHNLNLVKDKTFVYPKSNEELTLSLVDNCIYFKGAVKKVFITSS, encoded by the coding sequence ATGACATATACAAAATACAGTGCAAGTGGAAATGACTTTGTAATATTTCACACATTTATAAAAAAAGACTATTCACAAGAAGCAATTAGTCTTTGTAATAGAACAGAAGGAATTGGTGCTGATGGATTAATTGTATTAGTTCCAAATGATCAAGCTGACTTTGAATGGTTATTTTACAATAATGATGGAAGTGATGCTTCAATGTGTGGCAATGGTACAAGAGCATGTGCTCATTATGCATATACAAATGGATTAGCAACTTCTACAATGCAATTTAAAACAGGTGCAGGATTAATAAAATCTGTAGTTGAAGATAATATAGTTCAAACACAATTAACAGCTCCTATTATAATGAAAGAAGAGTTCCAAGAGCTTGGATTTACTTGGTATCAAGTAGATACAGGTGTTCCCCATCTTGTAACAATTGTTGATGACTTAGAAAAGTATGATCATGATTTATGTGCAAAAATGAGATACAAATATAATACAAATGTAAACTTCGCAAAAATTGAAGATGGTAGTATTAAAGTGAGAACTTATGAAAGAGGAATTGAAGGTGAAACACTAGCATGTGGAACAGGAATGGCTGCTTGTTTTTTAAGAGCCCATAACTTGAATTTAGTTAAAGACAAAACTTTTGTTTATCCAAAAAGTAATGAAGAGCTTACCTTATCATTAGTTGATAATTGCATTTATTTTAAAGGCGCTGTTAAAAAAGTCTTTATAACAAGTAGTTAA
- a CDS encoding SH3 domain-containing protein: protein MKKFSLIIMGFLITFNLYALEENVEIAKSIQEIDEMRNIDKLDILDQQSKEFFNAITGLKKDYLEEQMDSIKNKKTKYPRSSNKNRINKAGDLGPEVEISQEDYEKSVFTHQNEMARLTTDFTRTKKLKDLNIKSMYSFNGNDYVVLELSNNTSSKNKTELSANIEGRYIKGDIILGHKLIDINVRTKSIKLYKKLDEEYGYTIYLSNYGISISDLKKIPELKKVMEKKLVKEVNKVEKEIEKKVVKRDIKSLMNSVNTKVNDCKYIVKRYNLNVRNNSNLNAKILRVLKMNDQFTIQKRNNEWVNLNTVYKKKSGDIMNVSNENNWLQIIDGNVIAANTNCR, encoded by the coding sequence ATGAAAAAATTTAGTTTGATAATAATGGGATTTTTAATAACATTTAATTTATACGCTTTAGAAGAAAATGTAGAAATTGCAAAAAGTATTCAAGAAATAGATGAAATGAGAAATATTGATAAATTAGATATCTTAGATCAACAATCAAAAGAGTTTTTTAATGCAATTACTGGTCTAAAAAAAGATTATTTAGAAGAACAAATGGATTCAATAAAAAATAAAAAGACTAAATACCCTAGATCTTCAAATAAAAATAGAATTAATAAAGCAGGTGATTTAGGTCCTGAAGTAGAGATTTCTCAAGAAGATTATGAAAAGAGTGTTTTTACTCATCAAAATGAGATGGCTAGATTAACTACAGATTTTACTAGAACAAAAAAATTAAAAGATTTAAATATAAAAAGTATGTACTCTTTTAATGGGAATGATTATGTAGTATTAGAATTATCAAATAATACATCATCAAAAAATAAAACAGAATTAAGTGCAAATATTGAGGGAAGATATATAAAAGGTGATATTATATTAGGTCATAAATTAATAGATATTAATGTAAGAACTAAAAGTATTAAATTATATAAAAAACTTGATGAAGAGTATGGCTATACTATTTATTTAAGTAATTATGGAATATCAATTAGTGATTTAAAAAAGATTCCTGAGCTTAAGAAAGTAATGGAAAAGAAACTTGTAAAAGAAGTAAATAAAGTAGAAAAAGAAATAGAAAAAAAGGTAGTAAAAAGAGATATAAAGTCATTAATGAATAGTGTTAATACAAAAGTTAATGATTGTAAATATATAGTAAAAAGATATAATTTAAATGTAAGAAATAATAGTAATTTAAATGCTAAAATTTTAAGAGTATTAAAAATGAATGATCAATTTACAATTCAAAAAAGAAATAATGAATGGGTTAATTTGAATACTGTTTATAAAAAGAAATCAGGAGATATTATGAATGTTTCAAATGAAAATAATTGGCTTCAAATTATAGATGGTAATGTAATTGCAGCAAATACAAATTGTAGATAG
- a CDS encoding glucosaminidase domain-containing protein, translated as MNLHKFSFLILLSTVTLFSKGMPKEYFEIKAKKKVKEYFFEYIYKLSESENKKILQERNIVKSILNSNILRINTKSENFSQFLKIKKKYRIKKLYDLKSYLSKIDTIPPALCLAQAAVESGWGKSRFIAKANNIFGHWTYNPNIGIVPERRNEGDRHLIRVFKSLQDSISAYMLNLNRNPAYKSFQEKRYEIRLENKQATGLELSQTMINYSGIGKEYLSILKNVIEKNNLEKYDKEFYQQIK; from the coding sequence ATGAATTTGCATAAATTTTCTTTTTTAATTCTATTATCTACTGTAACTTTATTTTCAAAAGGTATGCCAAAAGAGTATTTTGAAATTAAAGCTAAGAAAAAAGTTAAAGAGTATTTCTTTGAATATATCTACAAACTAAGTGAATCTGAAAATAAGAAAATTTTGCAAGAACGGAATATTGTAAAAAGCATTTTAAATTCAAATATATTAAGAATTAATACTAAATCAGAGAATTTCTCACAATTCCTAAAAATAAAGAAAAAATACAGAATCAAAAAACTTTATGATTTAAAATCTTATTTATCAAAAATTGATACAATTCCTCCTGCTTTATGTTTAGCTCAAGCTGCTGTTGAAAGTGGTTGGGGGAAAAGTCGTTTTATAGCAAAAGCAAATAATATCTTTGGACACTGGACATATAATCCTAATATTGGGATTGTTCCTGAACGAAGAAATGAGGGGGATAGACATCTTATTAGAGTATTTAAATCCTTACAAGACTCTATTAGTGCTTATATGCTAAATTTAAATAGAAACCCTGCATATAAATCTTTTCAAGAAAAGAGATATGAAATAAGATTAGAGAATAAACAAGCAACAGGTCTTGAACTGTCACAAACTATGATAAATTATTCAGGGATAGGAAAAGAATATCTATCTATTCTTAAAAATGTAATAGAAAAAAATAATCTAGAAAAATATGATAAAGAATTTTATCAACAAATTAAATAA